A genomic segment from Streptomyces sp. NBC_01233 encodes:
- a CDS encoding alpha-hydroxy acid oxidase, with amino-acid sequence MSAGHDTAPVPVRLEDFAGPARRALPPEVWDFIAGGSGEELTLAANRAALDRIRLVPRVLSGPGALDTSAELPGGRAALPVAVAPMAYQRLLHPEGELATARAAAAAGVPFTLSTLSSVPVEEVTALGGVTWFQLYCQRDPGLTAELVRRAEDAGCAAVMVTVDVPSMGRRLRDLRNGFALPAGVAAAHLDPATTRRAAERRAGTCAVAEHTAESFARALGWDDLARLREQTKLPLIVKGILDPGDAATATAAGADAVVVSNHGGRQLDGAVASADMLPAVREAVPPSCRLLLDSGIRGGTDVLKALALGADGVLLGRPVLWGLAADGTEGVSRVLGLLAAELRSALELSGCGTPADAPWLTTLGAGR; translated from the coding sequence GTGAGCGCCGGTCACGACACCGCACCGGTCCCGGTCCGGCTGGAGGACTTCGCCGGTCCCGCCCGCCGGGCCCTGCCCCCGGAGGTCTGGGACTTCATCGCGGGCGGCAGCGGCGAGGAGCTGACCCTGGCCGCCAACCGGGCCGCCCTGGACCGGATCCGCCTCGTCCCCCGCGTCCTGTCGGGTCCCGGGGCCCTCGACACCTCGGCCGAACTCCCGGGCGGCCGGGCGGCCCTGCCCGTGGCGGTCGCGCCGATGGCCTACCAGCGGCTGCTCCACCCCGAGGGCGAGCTGGCCACGGCCCGCGCCGCGGCGGCCGCCGGGGTGCCGTTCACCCTGAGCACGCTGAGCAGCGTGCCGGTGGAGGAGGTCACGGCGCTGGGCGGGGTCACCTGGTTCCAGCTGTACTGCCAGCGGGACCCGGGGCTCACCGCCGAGCTGGTGCGGCGCGCCGAGGACGCGGGCTGCGCCGCGGTGATGGTCACGGTCGACGTCCCCTCGATGGGCCGGCGCCTGCGCGACCTGCGCAACGGCTTCGCCCTGCCGGCGGGCGTGGCGGCCGCGCACCTGGACCCTGCCACGACCCGCCGGGCCGCCGAGCGCCGGGCCGGGACGTGCGCGGTGGCGGAGCACACCGCCGAGTCCTTCGCCCGCGCCCTGGGCTGGGACGACCTGGCCCGGCTGCGGGAGCAGACGAAACTGCCTCTGATCGTCAAGGGGATCCTCGATCCGGGTGACGCCGCGACCGCGACCGCGGCCGGTGCGGACGCCGTCGTCGTCTCCAACCACGGCGGCCGCCAGCTCGACGGCGCTGTCGCCAGCGCGGACATGCTGCCCGCGGTCCGGGAGGCGGTCCCGCCGTCCTGCCGGCTGCTGCTGGACAGCGGGATCCGCGGCGGGACCGACGTCCTGAAGGCCCTGGCGCTCGGCGCGGACGGGGTGCTGCTGGGCCGCCCCGTCCTGTGGGGCCTGGCCGCGGACGGCACGGAGGGCGTGTCCCGGGTACTGGGGCTGCTGGCGGCCGAACTGCGCTCCGCCCTGGAGCTGTCGGGCTGCGGCACCCCCGCCGACGCACCCTGGCTGACGACGCTGGGGGCGGGCCGGTGA
- the hppD gene encoding 4-hydroxyphenylpyruvate dioxygenase: protein MTNGSSMTFTPAFGISHVESYVADLASAAAEMTGRFGFRAVARAASADAESLLLRQGRISLVLTQARSPHHPGAAYVLAHGDGVADIALSVPDVAAVFDEAVSRGAVPLAVPRRDPDGRTRAMIAGFGDVVHTLVEPDPAGLPPGFTPLPDATAPDADGELLEELDHFAVCLPAGQLARTVEFYTRVLGFRMIFQELIRVGAQAMNSKVVQSASGEVTLTLIEPDTSREPGQIDRFLAEHGGAGVQHIAFASRNVVRAVGALRERGVEFLSVPDTYYTMLADRLDLARHSTQELQRISVLVDEDHDGQLFQIFTRSTHPRRTLFHEVIERFGARTFGNGNIKALYEAVEAERLGAGEVLR, encoded by the coding sequence ATGACGAACGGCAGTTCCATGACCTTCACCCCCGCCTTCGGCATCAGCCACGTCGAGTCCTACGTCGCCGACCTCGCGTCGGCGGCGGCCGAGATGACCGGCCGCTTCGGTTTCCGTGCGGTCGCCCGCGCCGCGTCCGCCGACGCGGAGTCCCTGCTCCTGCGCCAGGGCCGGATCTCCCTCGTCCTCACCCAGGCCCGCTCGCCGCACCACCCGGGCGCCGCCTACGTCCTGGCCCACGGCGACGGCGTCGCCGACATCGCGCTGAGCGTGCCCGACGTGGCCGCCGTCTTCGACGAGGCGGTCTCCCGCGGCGCGGTCCCCCTGGCCGTGCCGCGCCGGGACCCCGACGGCCGCACCCGGGCCATGATCGCCGGGTTCGGCGACGTCGTGCACACCCTCGTCGAGCCGGACCCGGCCGGGCTGCCCCCGGGCTTCACCCCGCTGCCGGACGCCACCGCACCCGACGCGGACGGCGAACTCCTGGAGGAGCTGGACCACTTCGCGGTCTGCCTGCCCGCCGGACAGCTCGCCCGGACCGTGGAGTTCTACACCCGCGTCCTCGGCTTCCGCATGATCTTCCAGGAGCTCATCCGGGTCGGCGCGCAGGCCATGAACTCCAAGGTGGTGCAGAGCGCCTCCGGCGAGGTCACCCTGACCCTGATCGAGCCCGACACCTCCCGCGAGCCGGGGCAGATCGACCGGTTCCTCGCCGAGCACGGCGGCGCGGGCGTCCAGCACATCGCCTTCGCCTCCCGGAACGTCGTCCGGGCGGTCGGGGCGCTGCGCGAGCGCGGCGTGGAGTTCCTGAGCGTCCCCGACACCTACTACACGATGCTCGCGGACCGGCTCGACCTGGCCCGGCACTCCACGCAGGAGCTCCAGCGCATCAGCGTCCTGGTCGACGAGGACCACGACGGGCAGCTCTTCCAGATCTTCACCCGCTCCACCCACCCGCGCCGCACCCTCTTCCACGAGGTGATCGAGCGGTTCGGCGCCCGCACCTTCGGCAACGGCAACATCAAGGCCCTCTACGAGGCCGTCGAGGCCGAGCGGCTGGGCGCCGGAGAGGTCCTGCGGTGA
- a CDS encoding thioesterase II family protein, with translation MSLLDTTAVRLKETGEGAPTLVCLAFCGGGTATFHDWIPALPDGVGLVAVCYPGREGRFAEEFARTWDELATDAAAGVAAVAGQGPYVLFGHSMGGWMAFDVTVRLAAAGAPPPRALVVSACNAPDRGVTDRDRFLAQGQRDDELLGWMSTHGLLPEHVLEEPELTEMAVELMRADLAARDTFTHTPGARTGVPLQVFSGDADPVIGEDVGPRWAALTDGPFRHDVLPGGHFYTPEVWRGLPARITSLTTGAAAAPAPALSESAAPRGTAAP, from the coding sequence GTGAGCCTCCTCGACACCACCGCGGTGCGTCTGAAGGAGACCGGGGAGGGCGCGCCCACTCTGGTCTGCCTCGCCTTCTGCGGCGGGGGCACCGCCACCTTCCACGACTGGATCCCGGCCCTGCCGGACGGCGTCGGCCTGGTGGCCGTCTGCTATCCGGGGCGCGAGGGGCGGTTCGCCGAGGAGTTCGCCCGGACCTGGGACGAGCTCGCGACGGACGCCGCCGCGGGGGTCGCGGCGGTGGCCGGGCAGGGCCCGTACGTCCTGTTCGGGCACAGCATGGGCGGCTGGATGGCCTTCGACGTCACCGTGCGGCTCGCCGCGGCGGGCGCGCCCCCGCCGCGCGCCCTGGTCGTCTCCGCCTGCAACGCCCCGGACCGCGGGGTCACCGACCGGGACCGGTTCCTGGCCCAGGGACAGCGCGACGACGAGCTGCTCGGCTGGATGAGCACCCACGGCCTGCTGCCCGAGCACGTCCTCGAAGAGCCCGAGCTGACCGAGATGGCCGTGGAGCTGATGCGGGCCGACCTGGCCGCCCGGGACACCTTCACCCACACCCCCGGTGCCCGGACCGGCGTCCCGCTCCAGGTCTTCTCCGGGGACGCGGACCCGGTCATCGGCGAGGACGTGGGTCCGCGCTGGGCGGCGCTGACCGACGGCCCGTTCCGCCACGACGTCCTGCCCGGCGGCCACTTCTACACCCCGGAGGTGTGGCGGGGCCTGCCCGCCCGGATCACCTCTCTGACGACCGGGGCCGCAGCGGCCCCCGCCCCCGCCCTCTCCGAATCCGCCGCCCCGCGAGGGACGGCGGCCCCATGA
- a CDS encoding non-ribosomal peptide synthetase yields the protein MAESANLVERFLETARTFPGRAAVHAADGALTFEELAGRTARLAAALRALGVRPGDRVGVSLPRGTGWAVAPLAVWRAGAAYVPLDPAYPGERLAHIAADAGLRAVVARAGAAAEWAEGLPVLDPDTAAPHTAPLDTAAPAAQADAEPSGRAGHPATAAYVIHTSGSSGLPKGVEVTHAGVAALVAGLEERGVYPSGHRVVAWNASLSFDASVQQWVRVCRGDTLVVLDDEDRTDPARLDALFDAYGVTDLDCTPSHWQLTGPRLRPGRPLRLLLGGEPVPAAMWRALAEDPAVEAWNLYGPTECTVDATATRITGAAPRLGEPLAGVRAQVLDEGLRPAATGELYLAGPGVAVGYVGRPGLTASRFVADPFATDGSRMYRTGDLVRWRADSGLEFLRRTDRQLKVRGFRVEPGELEDRLRGHPAVEAAVAVARTGPDGDTLLAAYCVLAPGARVTDAELSRHCGAALPAYFVPSVFVTVDALPLTPNGKVDTEALPPLPTAPATGPESSGRAPEGPLEELIATVWAEVLGRDGVDAEANFFALGGHSLLALRVVSRLKKNAGIALRTKDVYRFPVLADLARHAQSVHALAAGEVS from the coding sequence GTGGCTGAGTCGGCGAACCTGGTGGAGCGGTTCCTGGAGACCGCGCGGACCTTCCCCGGCCGGGCAGCGGTGCACGCCGCGGACGGTGCCCTGACCTTCGAGGAGCTGGCCGGGCGCACGGCCCGGCTGGCGGCGGCGCTGCGCGCGCTCGGTGTCCGCCCGGGCGACCGGGTCGGTGTGAGCCTGCCCCGGGGCACGGGCTGGGCCGTGGCCCCGCTGGCGGTGTGGCGGGCCGGTGCGGCCTATGTCCCGCTGGACCCTGCGTACCCCGGGGAGCGGCTCGCGCACATCGCGGCCGACGCCGGGCTGCGTGCGGTGGTCGCGCGGGCGGGGGCCGCGGCCGAGTGGGCCGAGGGCCTGCCGGTCCTGGACCCGGACACGGCCGCCCCGCACACGGCGCCCCTGGACACGGCGGCGCCTGCCGCACAGGCCGACGCGGAGCCGTCCGGCCGTGCCGGGCACCCGGCCACCGCGGCCTACGTCATCCACACCTCGGGCTCCAGCGGACTACCCAAGGGCGTGGAGGTCACTCACGCCGGCGTCGCCGCCCTCGTCGCGGGCCTGGAAGAGCGGGGCGTCTACCCGTCCGGCCACCGCGTGGTCGCCTGGAACGCCAGCCTGTCCTTCGACGCGTCCGTGCAGCAGTGGGTCCGCGTGTGCCGCGGCGACACTCTGGTCGTCCTGGACGACGAGGACCGTACGGACCCGGCCCGGCTGGACGCGCTGTTCGACGCGTACGGCGTGACCGACCTCGACTGCACCCCCTCGCACTGGCAGCTGACCGGTCCGCGGCTGCGGCCCGGGCGTCCGCTGCGGCTGCTGCTGGGCGGCGAGCCGGTGCCGGCAGCGATGTGGCGGGCGCTGGCCGAGGACCCGGCCGTGGAGGCCTGGAACCTGTACGGCCCGACCGAGTGCACCGTCGACGCCACCGCGACCCGGATCACCGGGGCCGCCCCACGCCTGGGCGAGCCGCTGGCCGGGGTCCGCGCCCAGGTCCTCGACGAGGGGCTGCGGCCGGCCGCCACGGGCGAGCTCTACCTGGCCGGTCCGGGCGTGGCCGTCGGCTACGTCGGCCGGCCCGGGCTGACCGCCTCGCGGTTCGTCGCGGACCCCTTCGCCACCGACGGCAGCCGGATGTACCGCACGGGCGACCTGGTGCGCTGGCGGGCCGACTCCGGTCTGGAGTTCCTGCGCCGCACCGACCGGCAGCTCAAGGTCCGCGGCTTCCGGGTGGAGCCGGGCGAGCTGGAGGACCGGCTGCGCGGCCACCCGGCGGTGGAGGCGGCCGTCGCCGTGGCCCGGACCGGGCCGGACGGCGACACCCTCCTCGCGGCGTACTGCGTACTGGCTCCCGGGGCCCGGGTGACCGACGCGGAGCTGAGCCGGCACTGCGGGGCCGCGCTGCCCGCGTACTTCGTCCCGTCCGTCTTCGTCACGGTCGACGCGCTCCCGCTGACGCCGAACGGCAAGGTGGACACCGAGGCGCTGCCGCCGCTGCCGACGGCCCCCGCAACCGGGCCGGAGTCCTCCGGACGCGCCCCCGAGGGCCCGCTGGAGGAGCTGATCGCGACCGTGTGGGCCGAGGTCCTCGGCCGGGACGGCGTCGACGCGGAGGCGAACTTCTTCGCCCTCGGCGGCCATTCGCTGCTGGCGCTGCGCGTGGTGTCCCGGCTGAAGAAGAACGCCGGGATCGCGCTGCGGACCAAGGACGTCTACCGCTTCCCCGTCCTCGCGGACCTGGCCCGGCACGCGCAGTCGGTGCACGCCCTGGCCGCCGGGGAGGTCTCGTGA
- a CDS encoding TauD/TfdA family dioxygenase — protein MSPHPTTPAAATAAEATAAEAVPFAGVPFAGVLDWLTEPGAPATVRAPELADAAAARDWVAEHRAELRAGLDRFGAVYVSGLPVRSVDDFAVVRDELVRRATPYREKATPRSDFGSGVFSSTDLPAAQAIRPHNENSYTLTFPGLLLFGCLTAPEEGGATPVTDCREVLRSLPAALVERMRASGWVLTRTYSETLSVAWQSAFGATTREEVEAYCAENAIACAWDEEGTLRTSQVRPGIVRHPRTGDEVWFNHMAFWNRFSLDEELREVLLDELGPGGLPFDTGLGDGVPLTEADLAAVNAAYERATVRRAWQPGDLLIVDNVLTAHGRDPFRGDRRIVVAMGDPVAVADCAPTVAPRAGTVAAVSRG, from the coding sequence ATGAGCCCGCACCCGACCACCCCCGCAGCGGCCACCGCCGCCGAGGCCACCGCCGCCGAGGCCGTCCCCTTCGCGGGCGTCCCCTTCGCGGGCGTCCTCGACTGGCTCACCGAGCCCGGCGCCCCGGCCACCGTCCGCGCCCCCGAGCTGGCCGACGCGGCCGCCGCGCGGGACTGGGTCGCCGAGCACCGCGCCGAACTGCGCGCCGGACTCGACCGGTTCGGCGCCGTGTACGTGAGCGGGCTGCCGGTCCGCAGCGTCGACGACTTCGCCGTCGTCCGTGACGAGCTGGTCCGCCGGGCCACGCCGTACCGCGAGAAGGCCACCCCCCGCAGCGACTTCGGCTCCGGCGTCTTCTCCTCCACCGACCTGCCCGCCGCGCAGGCGATCCGCCCGCACAACGAGAACAGCTACACGCTGACCTTCCCCGGCCTGCTGCTCTTCGGCTGCCTGACCGCCCCCGAGGAGGGCGGCGCGACCCCCGTCACCGACTGCCGCGAGGTGCTGCGCTCGCTCCCCGCCGCTCTGGTCGAGCGGATGCGCGCCTCCGGCTGGGTCCTGACCCGCACCTACTCGGAGACCCTCTCGGTCGCCTGGCAGTCCGCCTTCGGTGCCACCACCCGCGAGGAGGTCGAGGCGTACTGCGCCGAGAACGCCATCGCCTGCGCCTGGGACGAAGAGGGCACGCTGCGCACCAGCCAGGTGCGGCCGGGCATCGTCCGCCACCCGCGGACCGGCGACGAAGTCTGGTTCAACCACATGGCGTTCTGGAACCGCTTCTCGCTGGACGAGGAGCTGCGCGAGGTCCTGCTGGACGAACTCGGCCCCGGGGGGCTGCCCTTCGACACGGGTCTCGGTGACGGCGTCCCGCTGACGGAGGCGGACCTGGCGGCCGTCAACGCCGCCTACGAGCGGGCCACCGTGCGCCGCGCCTGGCAGCCGGGGGACCTGCTGATCGTCGACAACGTCCTGACCGCGCACGGCCGCGACCCCTTCCGCGGCGACCGGCGGATCGTCGTCGCCATGGGCGACCCGGTCGCGGTGGCGGACTGCGCCCCGACCGTCGCACCCCGCGCCGGAACCGTGGCGGCGGTGTCCCGTGGCTGA
- the ddaH gene encoding dimethylargininase, which translates to MTVQRTARPRHYLMCRPSHFTVDYRINPWMDPAKPTDTDLAVLQWERLYALYQELGHTVDLIDPVPGLPDMVYSANGATVLGDRVLMARFRHPERAAEAPAYQAWFEANGYAEVVAPEHVNEGEGDYLVAGSRILAGTGFRTDPASHAEAERVLGAPVVGLTLVDPRFYHLDTALAVLDDDEIMYFPGAFSAESQAVLRELYPDALLATKEDAEVFGLNALSDGRNVLLAEAARGLADRLAERGFTPIGVDLSELFKGGGSVKCCTLELRHAAQAPAAGGAA; encoded by the coding sequence ATGACCGTCCAGCGCACCGCCCGTCCCCGGCACTACCTGATGTGCCGCCCGTCCCACTTCACCGTCGACTACCGCATCAACCCCTGGATGGACCCGGCCAAGCCGACCGACACCGACCTGGCCGTCCTGCAGTGGGAGCGGCTGTACGCCCTCTACCAGGAGCTCGGGCACACGGTCGACCTGATCGACCCGGTTCCGGGGCTGCCCGACATGGTCTACTCGGCCAACGGTGCCACCGTGCTCGGCGACCGCGTCCTGATGGCCCGTTTCCGCCACCCCGAGCGCGCCGCCGAAGCCCCCGCCTACCAGGCCTGGTTCGAGGCCAACGGCTACGCCGAGGTGGTCGCCCCGGAGCACGTCAACGAGGGCGAGGGCGACTACCTGGTCGCCGGGTCCCGGATCCTGGCGGGCACCGGCTTCCGCACCGACCCGGCCTCGCACGCCGAGGCCGAACGGGTGCTCGGCGCCCCGGTGGTGGGCCTGACCCTGGTCGACCCGCGCTTCTACCACCTGGACACCGCCCTCGCCGTGCTCGACGACGACGAGATCATGTACTTCCCCGGTGCCTTCTCGGCCGAGTCGCAGGCGGTGCTGCGCGAGCTGTACCCGGACGCGCTGCTGGCCACGAAGGAGGACGCCGAGGTCTTCGGGCTGAACGCGCTCTCCGACGGGCGGAACGTCCTGCTCGCCGAGGCCGCCCGCGGGCTCGCGGACCGGCTTGCCGAGCGCGGTTTCACGCCGATCGGCGTCGACCTGTCCGAACTGTTCAAGGGCGGCGGCAGCGTCAAGTGCTGCACCCTGGAGCTCCGTCACGCCGCGCAGGCGCCGGCCGCGGGCGGTGCCGCATGA
- a CDS encoding MbtH family protein, with product MTNPFEDDEATYFVLVNQENQHSLWPASIEVPAGWTATHGPAGRQDCLDHIEKTWTDLRPAGLVAALGEV from the coding sequence GTGACCAACCCCTTCGAGGACGACGAAGCCACCTACTTCGTCCTCGTCAACCAGGAGAACCAGCACTCCCTGTGGCCCGCCTCGATCGAGGTGCCCGCCGGCTGGACGGCCACCCACGGCCCGGCCGGTCGCCAGGACTGCCTGGACCACATCGAGAAGACCTGGACCGATCTGCGTCCGGCCGGTCTGGTCGCCGCCCTCGGGGAGGTCTGA
- a CDS encoding helix-turn-helix transcriptional regulator: MSVTLDLEELDQTVYEEVLARPELVLVELAARLGVEPDRVRDCLDRLFALRLVQASFETPGRFTVVDPVLGMQRLLDQQHEELVRRHRQAAGHQQALVRILAGAGSGGRPAEGVERLAGLDAVQRRLERLALEARTEVLTFMPGGPQSAAALEAAERNDALVLGRGVAIRTIGLDLVREDPGTLRYSRALLAGGGAFRTVAALTTRMVLVDRTHGLVPIDPADSRQGALFLSAPGMIAPLVALFEREWGAAVPLGADPSEAVYVPTEQERSLLGLLAEGHTDESAAGQLHISARTARRIMASLIERLGARSRFEAGLRAARLGWV; this comes from the coding sequence ATGTCCGTGACGCTCGACCTGGAGGAGCTCGACCAGACGGTGTACGAGGAGGTGCTGGCCCGGCCCGAACTGGTCCTGGTCGAACTTGCCGCCCGGCTCGGGGTGGAGCCCGACCGGGTCCGCGACTGCCTCGACCGGCTTTTCGCGCTGCGCCTGGTCCAGGCGTCCTTCGAGACGCCCGGCCGCTTCACCGTCGTCGACCCGGTCCTCGGGATGCAGCGGCTCTTGGACCAGCAGCACGAGGAACTGGTGCGCCGGCACCGCCAGGCCGCGGGCCACCAGCAGGCTCTGGTCCGGATCCTCGCGGGCGCCGGCTCCGGCGGCCGCCCGGCCGAGGGCGTCGAGCGGCTGGCCGGACTCGACGCCGTGCAGCGGCGGTTGGAGCGCCTGGCGCTGGAGGCCAGGACCGAGGTGCTGACCTTCATGCCGGGCGGTCCCCAGTCCGCGGCCGCGCTGGAGGCCGCCGAACGCAACGACGCCCTCGTGCTCGGCCGCGGCGTCGCCATCCGCACCATCGGGCTGGACCTCGTACGGGAGGATCCGGGCACCCTGCGTTACAGCCGGGCGCTGCTCGCGGGCGGCGGGGCCTTCCGTACGGTCGCCGCGCTGACGACCCGGATGGTGCTGGTCGACCGGACCCACGGCCTCGTTCCCATCGACCCGGCGGACAGCCGCCAGGGCGCGCTGTTCCTCTCCGCGCCCGGCATGATCGCCCCGCTGGTCGCGCTCTTCGAGCGGGAGTGGGGCGCGGCCGTACCGCTGGGCGCGGATCCGTCGGAGGCGGTGTACGTACCCACTGAGCAGGAGCGCTCCCTGCTGGGCCTGCTGGCCGAGGGCCACACCGACGAATCCGCCGCCGGACAGCTGCACATCTCGGCCCGCACCGCCCGGCGGATCATGGCCTCGCTGATCGAACGGCTGGGCGCCCGCAGCCGGTTCGAGGCGGGGCTGCGCGCGGCCCGCCTCGGATGGGTGTGA